One Glutamicibacter mishrai genomic window carries:
- a CDS encoding AAA family ATPase translates to MSISVIVLGDQESIVRQIEGYQGELIVTRVCSDIAEAIAACLTAIADVLLVADAEQVPPMEQIDELIGQGTAVVYMLDSYVDINPLPDVLQLPADITMSDLEQRITATVQSLKRPDSLPAKANHDLADPASRNQGKIVCFWSAPGSPGRSTIALNFAVEAAAAGQAVVLLDADTHAASISIQLGLMDESASVAQICRIVDSGSTDIGRLNAACSLVQVGDATIRVGTGIPRSSRWPEVRASALRRATTVFRNHYDLVVLDVAPHIAMDEQLSFDTQAPQRNAVTVEMLRCADEVFMVVKSDSIGIPRALRAIDELEESQVGLQPKIIFNRVSASSSGRTPKRRLIEAWDRFGPMHDVVGFMPNDSAVCSASVLAGSPLLEIAPKSSLRTEIRSLAGIKSTDLPKKRVSRRFSKSA, encoded by the coding sequence ATGAGCATCTCCGTCATCGTGTTGGGTGATCAAGAATCGATCGTCCGCCAGATCGAGGGCTATCAAGGCGAGCTGATTGTCACCCGGGTTTGCTCTGATATCGCAGAAGCCATTGCAGCATGCCTCACGGCGATCGCCGACGTGCTGCTCGTGGCCGATGCCGAACAAGTTCCTCCCATGGAACAGATTGATGAACTGATAGGCCAGGGCACCGCCGTTGTCTATATGCTCGACAGCTATGTGGACATCAACCCGCTGCCTGACGTGCTTCAGCTTCCCGCCGATATCACCATGTCCGACCTGGAACAGCGGATCACCGCAACCGTTCAATCGTTGAAAAGACCTGATTCACTGCCAGCCAAAGCGAATCATGACCTTGCCGATCCCGCATCCAGGAACCAAGGCAAGATCGTTTGCTTCTGGAGCGCCCCGGGGTCACCGGGACGAAGTACAATCGCCCTGAATTTCGCAGTTGAAGCAGCCGCTGCCGGGCAAGCAGTGGTCTTATTAGATGCTGACACTCATGCCGCATCCATTTCGATTCAATTGGGGCTAATGGATGAGTCCGCCTCGGTCGCGCAAATATGCCGCATCGTCGATTCCGGAAGCACCGACATTGGTCGGCTCAACGCCGCGTGCTCGCTGGTGCAAGTGGGCGATGCAACCATCCGCGTGGGAACGGGCATCCCGCGATCCAGCCGTTGGCCGGAGGTGAGGGCTTCTGCATTGCGTCGAGCCACAACGGTTTTCCGCAACCACTATGACCTCGTCGTCCTCGACGTCGCGCCGCATATCGCGATGGATGAGCAACTGAGCTTCGACACCCAAGCACCACAACGCAATGCCGTGACAGTCGAAATGCTGCGGTGTGCTGACGAAGTTTTCATGGTGGTCAAATCCGACAGTATCGGCATTCCGCGCGCACTTCGTGCCATCGACGAATTGGAAGAATCCCAGGTAGGCCTGCAGCCCAAAATCATCTTCAACAGAGTCAGCGCCTCCAGCAGCGGACGGACCCCAAAGCGCAGACTCATTGAAGCATGGGACCGCTTTGGTCCAATGCACGACGTCGTTGGCTTTATGCCTAATGACAGTGCAGTCTGCAGTGCGTCAGTGTTAGCAGGGAGCCCTTTACTCGAGATAGCGCCTAAAAGTTCATTGCGTACGGAAATCCGGTCGTTGGCCGGCATAAAATCCACGGATTTACCCAAGAAACGGGTTAGTCGTCGATTTAGCAAGTCTGCATGA
- a CDS encoding SAF domain-containing protein → MALGAVLVVASVAGTMYLVGEMHETTTVYVARSNITLGEQLTAENMKTQEVQLGETAGRYLNPDLDIDDLARANTFISAGELIPVTSVTHSDLGSRRPINIELPADLTSSIGPGSFVDVWIAKRESGGNTYGVPEKLSSMVEVAARVESGGGLVDRQGTNLELLVEPNQLEPLLQALANESRIIVIYNPAGAK, encoded by the coding sequence TTGGCCCTTGGCGCAGTCCTTGTTGTCGCCTCAGTCGCCGGAACCATGTATCTCGTCGGTGAAATGCACGAAACCACCACCGTCTATGTAGCCCGCTCCAACATCACCCTCGGGGAGCAACTCACAGCGGAAAACATGAAGACGCAAGAGGTGCAACTCGGTGAGACGGCAGGCCGATACCTGAACCCGGACTTGGATATCGATGATCTGGCTCGTGCAAACACCTTCATCAGCGCCGGAGAACTGATCCCGGTGACTTCGGTGACGCACAGCGACCTCGGGTCTAGACGCCCCATCAACATTGAACTCCCTGCCGATCTGACCTCATCGATTGGACCGGGAAGTTTTGTGGATGTATGGATCGCCAAGCGGGAGTCCGGAGGCAACACGTACGGGGTGCCAGAAAAGCTTTCCTCCATGGTCGAAGTCGCAGCCCGCGTGGAAAGCGGCGGGGGACTGGTCGATAGGCAAGGAACCAACCTCGAACTTCTGGTGGAACCGAATCAACTCGAGCCGTTGCTGCAAGCGCTGGCCAACGAATCCCGGATCATCGTGATCTATAACCCTGCCGGAGCCAAGTAA
- a CDS encoding LysM peptidoglycan-binding domain-containing protein — protein MSSSLSNNIKCYEKTPKEVFSMMRIRALFILFLFSAAGSVLLHIALSSVYSFTADTASREEPSRYIHFLISISTLALLALLLMRFIAERLLTWAIHHEHQEILKFFQWIAPSFSRRILTSLVGTSIVLSSVATANASTAAPSANLSSLISAESRNLSGASEKIQRAVPTAQWFPEQISVPISRLVTSGAEPKQERKSAGSETVVAEGENLWSIAAAHLGAQATSEEISHYWPRIYKANQRVIGSDPNHLEVGTVLALPPKE, from the coding sequence GTGTCATCATCTTTATCAAATAACATCAAATGCTATGAAAAGACACCTAAGGAAGTGTTTTCAATGATGAGGATTCGAGCACTGTTCATACTTTTCCTGTTTTCCGCTGCAGGTTCCGTTCTTCTGCATATTGCTCTGAGCAGCGTTTATAGCTTTACCGCCGACACCGCATCCAGAGAAGAGCCGTCAAGATACATTCATTTCTTGATTAGCATTTCAACCCTGGCTCTCCTGGCCTTGCTGCTGATGCGCTTCATTGCCGAACGCCTACTGACGTGGGCCATCCATCATGAGCACCAAGAGATCCTCAAGTTCTTCCAGTGGATTGCGCCGAGTTTCAGTCGAAGGATCCTCACTTCGCTGGTCGGCACCTCGATCGTCCTTTCGAGCGTGGCCACGGCCAACGCCAGCACAGCCGCACCATCAGCGAACCTATCGAGCTTGATCAGCGCGGAGAGCAGGAACCTGTCCGGAGCCTCGGAGAAGATTCAACGCGCAGTTCCGACCGCTCAATGGTTCCCCGAGCAGATTTCCGTACCGATCAGCCGCCTGGTCACATCCGGCGCAGAGCCCAAACAGGAACGCAAAAGTGCTGGTTCCGAAACCGTCGTGGCTGAAGGCGAAAACCTGTGGAGCATCGCTGCCGCGCATCTTGGCGCACAAGCGACATCCGAAGAAATCTCCCACTACTGGCCGCGAATCTATAAGGCAAACCAGCGCGTCATTGGTTCAGACCCCAACCATCTTGAGGTCGGAACGGTCTTAGCCCTTCCCCCAAAGGAATAA
- a CDS encoding Rv3235 family protein: MSTITISARSATTDPVPRNVNQSAHEAASISSSCESPAHLRRALDHIFHRAEVCRTEHRAIVEITHSVARAVFEIVAGYRSVSQLAFVMEPSCIAKLQRRALLETAQYTVDPEPGTAHGQILSLHLDRCFSGCWECTAILGFKNRVRAVALKIEPWHGRWQVTDVELI, encoded by the coding sequence ATGAGTACCATCACCATCAGCGCACGCTCGGCCACCACGGACCCAGTCCCCCGCAACGTCAATCAATCGGCCCACGAGGCAGCATCTATTAGCTCGTCTTGCGAGTCGCCGGCGCATCTGCGCCGGGCACTGGATCATATTTTTCATCGCGCCGAAGTCTGCCGAACAGAGCACCGGGCGATTGTGGAAATCACCCATTCTGTGGCTCGCGCCGTTTTCGAGATCGTCGCGGGATATCGCAGCGTCAGTCAACTGGCCTTTGTCATGGAGCCAAGTTGCATTGCCAAACTACAACGCAGGGCGCTGCTGGAGACTGCGCAATACACCGTGGATCCCGAACCAGGGACCGCCCACGGCCAAATACTTTCCTTGCACTTGGACCGCTGCTTTTCAGGCTGCTGGGAATGCACGGCGATCCTCGGCTTTAAAAACCGCGTCCGCGCCGTAGCTCTCAAAATTGAGCCATGGCACGGACGCTGGCAAGTCACCGACGTGGAACTAATCTAG